One Triticum dicoccoides isolate Atlit2015 ecotype Zavitan chromosome 5B, WEW_v2.0, whole genome shotgun sequence genomic window carries:
- the LOC119307334 gene encoding uncharacterized protein LOC119307334, which translates to MVGYLLTRYIHTYISLSSVGFVCRHALYECECICFHPQTIRNQCGRRSRRLLDFSPRHMHNNPSVNGEIIQSKQEYEEARRSKARHIPKKTMGNSSLVCC; encoded by the exons ATGGTTGGTTACTTGCTGACAAG gtacatacatacatatatctcTCTGTCATCCGTGGGGTTTGTATGTAGACACGCCCTGTATGAATGTGAATGTATATGCTTCCATCCACAAACTATTCGGAACCAGTGTG GACGGCGTTCTCGCAGGTTGCTTGATTTCTCGCCGAGACATATGCATAATAATCCATCAGT GAACGGGGAAATAATCCAAAGCAAGCAAGAATATGAGGAGGCCCGCAGGTCTAAGGCTCGGCAtatcccaaagaaaacaatgggtaATTCGAGTTTGGTGTGTTGCTAA